In Vigna radiata var. radiata cultivar VC1973A chromosome 3, Vradiata_ver6, whole genome shotgun sequence, the following proteins share a genomic window:
- the LOC106756839 gene encoding protein Asterix: MSSHTNDPRQPSAARPYVAPQIAPQDLPIDYAGFIAVIFGVAGVMFRYKLSSWLALIFCAQSVANMRNVENDLKQVMMAMMFSLMGLITNYFGPPRPGKQS; encoded by the exons ATGTCATCGCACACTAACGATCCCCGTCAGCCATCGGCGGCGAGACCCTACGTGGCGCCGCAGATTGCACCGCAGGACCTGCCGATCGATTACGCCGGATTCATCGCCGTCATATTTGGCGTCGCTGGCGTTATGTTTAGG TACAAACTGAGCTCCTGGCTGGCACTCATATTCTGCGCGCAATCCGTAGCGAACATGCGGAATGTCGAGAACGATCTCAAACAAGTTATGATGGCTATGAT GTTTTCTCTAATGGGATTGATAACAAACTACTTTGGACCTCCCAGACCTGGCAAACAAAGCTGA